The Helianthus annuus cultivar XRQ/B chromosome 16, HanXRQr2.0-SUNRISE, whole genome shotgun sequence genome includes a window with the following:
- the LOC110916283 gene encoding ACT domain-containing protein ACR4 isoform X2, which yields MSYSRNMDDEYEKFIRRMNPPRVVIDNESCKNATIIQVDSVNRHGILLEVVQVLTDLNFIFTKAYISSDGGWFMDVFNVTDQDGNKITDEEVLDYIQKALGSETSFTTSVDSIGVTSSTDHTVIELIGSDRPGLLSELCAVLTHLKCNVLNGEVWTHNTRAASVMQVTDEESGLAITDPEKLSIIKKMLCNVLKGSDKGNEAKTVVSCGVTHTERRLHQMMFADRDYERPQEGCSENQRPDVKVVNWYDKDYSVVTIRCKDRPKLLFDTICTLTDMEYVVFHGNVDAEGPEAYQEYCIRHTDGFPVNSEAERQRVIQCLEAAIERRVSEGLKLELCTTDRVGLLSDVTRIFRENSLTVTRAEVTTRAGKAMNTFYVGDASGYPIDPRIIDSIRKEIGQTILKVKGNAPEFSQNPQESPNRFLFGGLFKSKSFCNFGIVRSYS from the exons ATGAGTTATTCAAGAAACATGGATGATGAGTATGAGAAGTTTATTCGACGAATGAATCCGCCGAGAGTTGTAATCGACAACGAATCCTGCAAGAATGCCACCATTATTCAG GTGGATAGTGTTAACAGACATGGTATACTTTTGGAAGTTGTTCAAGTTCTTACTGATCTCAATTTCATCTTCACAAAAGCTTACATAAGTTCTGATGGAGGCTGGTTCATGGATG TTTTTAATGTTACTGATCAAGATGGGAACAAAATCACTGATGAAGAAGTTTTGGATTACATTCAAAAG GCACTTGGTTCGGAAACTAGCTTTACAACATCAGTTGATTCAATCGGGGTCACATCGTCAACAGATCacacggtaatcgagttaatcgGAAGTGATAGACCCGGGCTACTATCCGAACTATGTGCGGTCCTGACACACTTGAAGTGTAACGTGTTGAACGGTGAGGTTTGGACCCACAACACGCGGGCTGCATCCGTGATGCAAGTGACCGACGAGGAGTCAGGGTTAGCCATTACGGACCCGGAGAAACTGTCTATCATAAAAAAAATGCTTTGTAATGTTCTTAAAGGTAGCGACAAAGGTAACGAGGCTAAAACGGTGGTCTCTTGTGGCGTGACGCACACTGAAAGACGGCTGCATCAAATGATGTTTGCGGATAGAGATTACGAGAGACCGCAGGAGGGTTGTAGTGAAAATCAAAGGCCTGATGTTAAAGTTGTGAATTGGTATGATAAAGATTATTCGGTTGTTACGATTAGGTGTAAAGATAGGCCCAAACTTTTATTCGATACGATTTGTACTTTAACGGATATGGAGTATGTCGTGTTTCATGGAAATGTAGACGCTGAAGGGCCCGAAGCTTACCAG GAATACTGTATTAGACATACCGATGGGTTCCCAGTGAATTCAGAAGCGGAAAGACAAAGGGTGATCCAGTGCCTTGAAGCTGCCATAGAAAGAAGAGTGTCTGAG GGATTGAAGCTAGAACTTTGCACAACCGATCGAGTCGGGCTGCTATCTGATGTCACACGTATCTTCCGCGAGAACAGCCTAACTGTCACGCGAGCCGAGGTGACAACACGAGCCGGAAAAGCCATGAACACATTCTATGTTGGTGATGCTTCAGGATACCCCATTGACCCGCGGATCATCGACTCTATCAGGAAAGAAATCGGGCAGACAATACTAAAAGTCAAAGGCAACGCTCCAGAATTTTCGCAAAATCCTCAAGAATCACCCAACAGGTTCCTGTTTGGTGGGCTTTTTAAGTCAAAATCTTTTTGCAATTTTGGTATTGTTAGATCATACTCATGA
- the LOC110916283 gene encoding ACT domain-containing protein ACR4 isoform X1 encodes MEACSMSYSRNMDDEYEKFIRRMNPPRVVIDNESCKNATIIQVDSVNRHGILLEVVQVLTDLNFIFTKAYISSDGGWFMDVFNVTDQDGNKITDEEVLDYIQKALGSETSFTTSVDSIGVTSSTDHTVIELIGSDRPGLLSELCAVLTHLKCNVLNGEVWTHNTRAASVMQVTDEESGLAITDPEKLSIIKKMLCNVLKGSDKGNEAKTVVSCGVTHTERRLHQMMFADRDYERPQEGCSENQRPDVKVVNWYDKDYSVVTIRCKDRPKLLFDTICTLTDMEYVVFHGNVDAEGPEAYQEYCIRHTDGFPVNSEAERQRVIQCLEAAIERRVSEGLKLELCTTDRVGLLSDVTRIFRENSLTVTRAEVTTRAGKAMNTFYVGDASGYPIDPRIIDSIRKEIGQTILKVKGNAPEFSQNPQESPNRFLFGGLFKSKSFCNFGIVRSYS; translated from the exons ATGG AGGCCTGTAGTATGAGTTATTCAAGAAACATGGATGATGAGTATGAGAAGTTTATTCGACGAATGAATCCGCCGAGAGTTGTAATCGACAACGAATCCTGCAAGAATGCCACCATTATTCAG GTGGATAGTGTTAACAGACATGGTATACTTTTGGAAGTTGTTCAAGTTCTTACTGATCTCAATTTCATCTTCACAAAAGCTTACATAAGTTCTGATGGAGGCTGGTTCATGGATG TTTTTAATGTTACTGATCAAGATGGGAACAAAATCACTGATGAAGAAGTTTTGGATTACATTCAAAAG GCACTTGGTTCGGAAACTAGCTTTACAACATCAGTTGATTCAATCGGGGTCACATCGTCAACAGATCacacggtaatcgagttaatcgGAAGTGATAGACCCGGGCTACTATCCGAACTATGTGCGGTCCTGACACACTTGAAGTGTAACGTGTTGAACGGTGAGGTTTGGACCCACAACACGCGGGCTGCATCCGTGATGCAAGTGACCGACGAGGAGTCAGGGTTAGCCATTACGGACCCGGAGAAACTGTCTATCATAAAAAAAATGCTTTGTAATGTTCTTAAAGGTAGCGACAAAGGTAACGAGGCTAAAACGGTGGTCTCTTGTGGCGTGACGCACACTGAAAGACGGCTGCATCAAATGATGTTTGCGGATAGAGATTACGAGAGACCGCAGGAGGGTTGTAGTGAAAATCAAAGGCCTGATGTTAAAGTTGTGAATTGGTATGATAAAGATTATTCGGTTGTTACGATTAGGTGTAAAGATAGGCCCAAACTTTTATTCGATACGATTTGTACTTTAACGGATATGGAGTATGTCGTGTTTCATGGAAATGTAGACGCTGAAGGGCCCGAAGCTTACCAG GAATACTGTATTAGACATACCGATGGGTTCCCAGTGAATTCAGAAGCGGAAAGACAAAGGGTGATCCAGTGCCTTGAAGCTGCCATAGAAAGAAGAGTGTCTGAG GGATTGAAGCTAGAACTTTGCACAACCGATCGAGTCGGGCTGCTATCTGATGTCACACGTATCTTCCGCGAGAACAGCCTAACTGTCACGCGAGCCGAGGTGACAACACGAGCCGGAAAAGCCATGAACACATTCTATGTTGGTGATGCTTCAGGATACCCCATTGACCCGCGGATCATCGACTCTATCAGGAAAGAAATCGGGCAGACAATACTAAAAGTCAAAGGCAACGCTCCAGAATTTTCGCAAAATCCTCAAGAATCACCCAACAGGTTCCTGTTTGGTGGGCTTTTTAAGTCAAAATCTTTTTGCAATTTTGGTATTGTTAGATCATACTCATGA